The DNA segment ACCCCGGCGAGCCTCTCCCCCGCCAAGTACTGGGCGACGTCAATGACATGGGCCCCCAGGTCCCCGAGCGCGCCGGAGCCCGCCGCCTCCTTGCGCAGCCGCCAGGTCATCGGGAAGTCGGGGTCCACCAGCCAGTCCTGGAGGTAGCTGACCCGGACATGGCGGAGGGTGCCGAGCCGCCCCTCGGTGATCATCCGGCGGGCGAGGGCGATGGCGGGCACCCGGCGGTAGTTGAAGCCGACCATCGCCAACTGGCCACGTGCGCAGCCCGCTTCGGCCGCCTCCGCCATGGCCTCCGCCTCCTCGACGGTGTTGGCCAGCGGCTTCTCGCACAGCACGTGCTTGCCGGCCGCGAGCGCGGCGAGGGCGATCTCGGCGTGGCTGTCGCCGGGGGTGCAGATGTCGACGAGGTCGACGTCGTCGCGGGCGATCAGCGCACGCCAGTCCGTCTCGGTCGCCGCCCACCCGTGGCGTTCGGCGGCGGCACGGACGGCGTCGGCGTCCCGGCCGCACAGCACGGACAGGACCGGCTCGCGGGGCAGGTCGAAGACGCGGCCGGCCGTGCGCCAGCCCTGGGAGTGGGCGGCGCCCATGAAGGCGTAGCCGACCATCCCGACGCGCAGCGGCGGCTTGCCCTGAGGAGCGGCGGCCCGGGTCACGTCCCCTGCTGAACTCTGCGGCTCTGCCATGCGGTGGGTCCTCTCCTCGTCCTCGTACGGGGTGCCGTGCGGGTGGGGCGGGGGCCGGTCACCGGAAGCCGGTGGGCATGTACCGTTCGACGTTGTCCTTGTCGACGACGGCGGAGTAGAGCGTGACGGAGGCCGGGATCTCGTACTCGGCCATGCCGCCGACGCCCTTGCCCCGGCCGAGGGCGCGGGCGAGGTCGATGGCGGAGGCGGACATGGTGGGCGGGTAGAGGACGGTCGCCTTCAGTACGCCGTCGTCCCGCTCGATGGCCTGGAACGCGGAGAGCGCGCCGGCGCCGCCGACCATGAGGAAGCCGTCCCGGCCCGCCTGTTCCACGGCGCGCAGCGCGCCCACGCCCTGGTCGTCGTCGTGGTTCCACAGGGCGTCGAACTTGCGCTGAGCCTGCAGGAGTTGGGCCATCTTGGCCTGGCCGGACTCCACGGTGAAGTCGGCCGCCTGGCGGGCCACCTTGCGGATGTTGGGGTAGTTCTTCAGCGCGTCGTCGAAGCCCTTGGTGCGCTGTTTGGTCAGCTCCAGGTTGTCCAGTCCGGCCAGCTCCACGACCCGGGCGTCCGGGGTGTCCTTGAGCTTCTCGCCTATGTAGTGCCCGGCGTTGAGGCCCATGCCGTAGTTGTCGCCGCCGATCCAGCAGCGGTACGCCTGCGGGGTGTTGAAGACCCGGTCGAGGTTGACGACCGGGATGCCGGCGCGCATGGCCTTCAGGCCGACCTGGGTGAGGGCCTTGCCGTCGGCGGGCAGCACGACGAGGACGTCGACCTTCTTGTTGATGAGGGTCTCGATCTGCCCGATCTGAGCGGCGGTGTCGTTGGAGCCCTCGGTGATCTCCAGGGTGACGTCGGAGTAGGTGCGGGCGCGCCGCTTGGCGTTGTCGTTGATGGCGTTGAGCCAGCCGTGGTCGGCCTGGGGGCCCGCGAACCCGATGGTGACGTGCTTGCCGGGCTCGTCGGCGGCGGGCCGGTCCTCGGCGGCGGTCTTCTCGTCCTTCGGCTCGTTGCTCGTGCACCCGGCGAGGAAGGCCCCGGCGCCGACGGCGGCGGTGCCGAAGAGGAGCCCTCTGCGGCTGGTCAGGGGTGTCGGTGCGGTCGGTCGCATGGCGGTGAACCCTTTCCTCAGGTCGTGCTCGCGGTACGGCGCTGGACCAGCACGGCGGCGACGATGATCGCGCCCTTGGCGATCTGCTGGACGTCGCTCTGCAGGTTGTTCAGGGCGAAGATGTCGGTGATCGTGGTGAAGATCAGCACGCCCAGCACGGAGCCGGTGATGGTGCCCCGGCCGCCGCTGAGCAGGGTGCCGCCGATGATGGCGGCCGCGATCGCGTCGAGTTCGTAGAGGTTGCCGTTGGTGTTCTGGCCCGAGCCGGCCAGGATGATCAGCAGGAAGGCCGCGATGCCGCAGCACAGTCCGGAGAGCAGGTAGAGGTAGAGGCGCTGGCGGCGGACGTCGATGCCGGCCAGGCGGGCCGCCTCCGCGTTGCCGCCGACCGCGACCGTGCGGCGGCCGAAGGTGGTGCGGTTCAGCACGAGCCAGCCGATGACGCTGACCACGGCGAAGACCAGGACCAGCGGCGGGATGCCGAGCACGTAGGCGTCGCGCTCGCCGAGGCTGAGCACGGAGTCGACGGTGACGATCTGGGTGCGTCCGTCGGTGATCTGGAGGGCGAGTCCCCGCGCCGAGGCGAGCATGGCGAGGGTGGCGATGAACGGGACCATGCGGCCGTAGGCGACGAGCAGGCCGTTGACCAGGCCGCAGCCCACGCCGACGGCGAGCGCCGTGAAGAGGATGCCCGCGAACCCGTACTCCTGGGTCGCCACCGTGGTCGCCCACACCGAGGCCAGGGCGACGATCGCGCCGACGGAGAGGTCGATGCCGCCGGAGGTGATGACGAAGGTCATGCCGACGGTGACCACACCGATCACGGACGCCTGGGTGAGGACGAGTTGAAGGTTGCGGGTGTCGAGGAACTCGTCCGGCTTGGTCACCCCGCCGATCACGATCAGGACGGCGAGGACGCCGAGCAGGGAGAGGGTGCGGACGTCGGCGCGGGCCGCGAGCGTGCGCCAGGCGGGGGGCGGCGCGGTCGCGGGCGCCTTGCCGCTGTCGTACCGGGGCGGGGAGACGGGCTGCGTCATGACGCCGGGCTTCCTTCCATGACGAGGTCGAGTACGCGGTGCTCGTCGAGTTCGCGGGCGGGTGCCTCGTGGACGACGCGGCCCTCCCGGAGCACCAGGACACGGTCGGCGAGCCCGAGGACCTCGGGCACCTCGCTGGAGACCAGCAGTACGGCGAGGCCCTCGTCGGCGAGCCGGCGGACCACGGCGTACAGCTCGGCGCGGGCGCCGACGTCGACGCCCCGGGTGGGCTCGTCGAGCAGCAGCACCCGGCAGCCGCGCAGCAGCCAGCGGGCGAGAACGGCCTTCTGCTGGTTGCCGCCGGAGAGGGTGCGCACGGGGACGGCCGGGTTGTCCGGGCGCAGGGACAGCTCGCGGGTCGCGGCGCGCGCGGCGCCCAGCTCGGCGCGCCGGTCGATCCAGCCGGCGCGCGCGAACCGGGAGAGGGTGGACACCGAGACGTTGCGGGTGACGGACTCCAGCATGAGCAGGGCCTGCGCCTTGCGCTCCTCGGGGGCCAGCCCGATCCCGGCGCGTACGGCCGCGCGTACGCTGCCGGTCCGGATCGGTCGGCCGCCGACCAGGACGTGACCGGCGTCGGGCTTGCGGGCGCCGTAGACGCTCTCCAGGATCTCGGAGCGGCCGGAGCCGACGAGCCCGGCGATGCCGACGATCTCGCCGGGCCGCACCATGAGGTCGAGCGGGTCGAACTCGCCGCTCCGGGTGAGGCCCCGGACCTCCAACGCCGTTTCGCCGGTGGGGGGTTCGGCCGGGCGTGGGGGGAAGACGTACTCGACGTCGCGGCCCGTCATCAGAGTGACGACCTCGCGGGTCGGGGTGGTCTTCGCGGGCAGTCCCCGGGCGACGGCCCGGCCGTCCTTCAGTACGGTCACGCGGTCGCCGATGCGGCGGATCTCGTCGAGGCGGTGCGAGATGTAGACGACGGCGACGCCTTCGGCGGTGAGTCCGGTGACCACGCGGAAGAGGTTGTCGACCTCGTCGGGGTCGAGCGCGGCGGACGGTTCGTCCATCACGATGAGCCGTACGTCGTGGGACAACGCCCTTGCCATGGACACGATCTGCTGCTGCGCGGCCGGCAACTCCCCCACCAGGCGACCGGGTTCGATCTCGGAGTGCCCGAGCCGGCCCAGCAGCGCGGCCGTCGAGGTGCGCGCGGTGCGGCGGCGTACGACGAAGCCGGCCCGGGTGGGTTCGTGGCCCAGGTGGATGTTCTCGGCGACCGACAGGTGCTCCACGAGGTCGAGTTCCTGGTAGATGGTGGCGATGCCGAGGCGCATCGCGGCCATGGGCGAGCGGAGGGTGACGGGGTCGCCGCGCCAGTGGATGGTGCCGGTGTCGGGCTGGTGGGCGCCCGCGAGGACCTTGATCAGAGTGGACTTGCCCGCGCCGTTCTGGCCGAGCAGGCAGTGCACCTCGCCCTCCTGGACGTCGAGGTCGACAGCGTCGAGTGCGCGGACGCCGGGGAACGCCTTGGTGATGCCGGTCATGCTGAGCAGGGGTGGTTCTGATGCCATGTGGAGTCCCCTCGGCGGGCGTGCGGGCCTGTTTCAGGGCGGTGCGCCGATGGATGGGCGGACCGGGGCAGAACGGTGCGGTGCGGTGGCGCTGTTTCCTGCGGGCCGTCCGGCGGGGTGCCGGACGGCGTGGTCACGCGGGGGAGAACAGGTGGTCGCTGATGAGGCGGGCGCCGCCGATGATTCCGGCGTTCTGGCCCAGCTCACCGAGGACGATGGGCAGGTTGCCGGTCGCCAGCGGCAGCGACTGGCGGTAGACCTGGGTGCGGATCGCGGCGAGCAGGGTGTGGCCGAGGCCGGTCACTCCGCCGCCGATCACCACGAGCGAGGGGTTGAAGAAGCTGACC comes from the Streptomyces seoulensis genome and includes:
- a CDS encoding Gfo/Idh/MocA family protein — protein: MAEPQSSAGDVTRAAAPQGKPPLRVGMVGYAFMGAAHSQGWRTAGRVFDLPREPVLSVLCGRDADAVRAAAERHGWAATETDWRALIARDDVDLVDICTPGDSHAEIALAALAAGKHVLCEKPLANTVEEAEAMAEAAEAGCARGQLAMVGFNYRRVPAIALARRMITEGRLGTLRHVRVSYLQDWLVDPDFPMTWRLRKEAAGSGALGDLGAHVIDVAQYLAGERLAGVSALTETFVRRRPLPEGGSGPVTVDDAAVFTGRFASGALASFEATRYATGRKNALRIELNGERGSLAFDLERLNELFFHDGTEPGAHAGFRRILVTEPDHPYLDAWWPPGHGLGYEHTFVHQARDLVHAIAEGRRPVPSFADGLEVQRVLAAVEESAAKNSVYTPIVF
- a CDS encoding substrate-binding domain-containing protein, with the protein product MRPTAPTPLTSRRGLLFGTAAVGAGAFLAGCTSNEPKDEKTAAEDRPAADEPGKHVTIGFAGPQADHGWLNAINDNAKRRARTYSDVTLEITEGSNDTAAQIGQIETLINKKVDVLVVLPADGKALTQVGLKAMRAGIPVVNLDRVFNTPQAYRCWIGGDNYGMGLNAGHYIGEKLKDTPDARVVELAGLDNLELTKQRTKGFDDALKNYPNIRKVARQAADFTVESGQAKMAQLLQAQRKFDALWNHDDDQGVGALRAVEQAGRDGFLMVGGAGALSAFQAIERDDGVLKATVLYPPTMSASAIDLARALGRGKGVGGMAEYEIPASVTLYSAVVDKDNVERYMPTGFR
- a CDS encoding ABC transporter permease → MTQPVSPPRYDSGKAPATAPPPAWRTLAARADVRTLSLLGVLAVLIVIGGVTKPDEFLDTRNLQLVLTQASVIGVVTVGMTFVITSGGIDLSVGAIVALASVWATTVATQEYGFAGILFTALAVGVGCGLVNGLLVAYGRMVPFIATLAMLASARGLALQITDGRTQIVTVDSVLSLGERDAYVLGIPPLVLVFAVVSVIGWLVLNRTTFGRRTVAVGGNAEAARLAGIDVRRQRLYLYLLSGLCCGIAAFLLIILAGSGQNTNGNLYELDAIAAAIIGGTLLSGGRGTITGSVLGVLIFTTITDIFALNNLQSDVQQIAKGAIIVAAVLVQRRTASTT
- a CDS encoding sugar ABC transporter ATP-binding protein — its product is MASEPPLLSMTGITKAFPGVRALDAVDLDVQEGEVHCLLGQNGAGKSTLIKVLAGAHQPDTGTIHWRGDPVTLRSPMAAMRLGIATIYQELDLVEHLSVAENIHLGHEPTRAGFVVRRRTARTSTAALLGRLGHSEIEPGRLVGELPAAQQQIVSMARALSHDVRLIVMDEPSAALDPDEVDNLFRVVTGLTAEGVAVVYISHRLDEIRRIGDRVTVLKDGRAVARGLPAKTTPTREVVTLMTGRDVEYVFPPRPAEPPTGETALEVRGLTRSGEFDPLDLMVRPGEIVGIAGLVGSGRSEILESVYGARKPDAGHVLVGGRPIRTGSVRAAVRAGIGLAPEERKAQALLMLESVTRNVSVSTLSRFARAGWIDRRAELGAARAATRELSLRPDNPAVPVRTLSGGNQQKAVLARWLLRGCRVLLLDEPTRGVDVGARAELYAVVRRLADEGLAVLLVSSEVPEVLGLADRVLVLREGRVVHEAPARELDEHRVLDLVMEGSPAS